Proteins found in one Roseofilum capinflatum BLCC-M114 genomic segment:
- a CDS encoding NAD(P)/FAD-dependent oxidoreductase, with amino-acid sequence MTKTYDWIVIGAGITGSALAYELSKLGLDILLLDQNADGDRATRYSYGGVFWYGTSGDIGQLFHEGKGRHEQLSDELGMDTEFRSVDLLLTIDPGQDVERTIAAYEQMSDPFQILTPQEACEIEPLLNPEAIVHALTLEQSQVNPILLNQAYQQALIRQGGVMEMGEVQELENHRDRSYSVTTSEDTYRGKNAVVCAGGWTRQLLKQAGIDIPIYFTHAELVEILNPHQRLSTFVMPSQTQLYQLETYASSPELEPLWDEPGHELAPAIVDTSAVQFQDGRLLLGQLSRTVTDPQAQINPQKSEQEIRQKVGQILPALAQEAGTWHSCLVAFVHQNFALMGAVPNQEGLYVFSGFTAPITLVPAIAPRFAKQLTGTPDPLLSPFTLTSHE; translated from the coding sequence ATGACAAAAACCTATGATTGGATCGTAATTGGAGCAGGCATTACCGGAAGCGCTCTAGCTTATGAACTCAGTAAGCTAGGATTAGACATACTTCTTTTGGATCAAAATGCTGATGGCGATCGCGCAACTCGCTATAGTTATGGCGGAGTGTTCTGGTATGGCACTTCGGGAGATATCGGGCAATTGTTCCACGAAGGAAAAGGCAGACACGAGCAATTATCCGATGAGTTAGGCATGGATACGGAGTTTCGATCCGTAGATCTGCTCCTTACCATTGATCCAGGGCAGGATGTGGAACGAACGATCGCCGCTTATGAGCAGATGAGCGATCCCTTTCAGATTTTAACGCCCCAAGAAGCCTGTGAAATCGAACCTCTGCTGAATCCAGAGGCGATCGTTCATGCTTTAACCTTAGAGCAGAGCCAAGTTAACCCCATTCTCCTCAATCAAGCCTATCAACAGGCCCTGATTCGTCAAGGGGGAGTCATGGAAATGGGTGAAGTCCAGGAATTAGAAAACCATCGCGATCGTTCCTATTCTGTCACCACATCTGAAGATACCTATCGAGGGAAAAACGCAGTCGTTTGTGCTGGGGGATGGACTCGCCAACTGCTCAAACAAGCGGGAATTGATATCCCTATTTATTTTACCCATGCAGAACTGGTGGAAATTCTCAACCCTCATCAACGGTTATCCACATTTGTTATGCCTTCCCAAACCCAACTTTATCAGCTTGAAACCTATGCTAGTAGTCCAGAATTAGAACCCCTTTGGGATGAACCCGGACATGAGTTAGCCCCCGCCATTGTCGATACCAGTGCAGTACAGTTTCAAGACGGTAGACTCTTATTGGGACAATTGAGCCGCACCGTAACCGATCCCCAGGCTCAGATTAATCCTCAAAAAAGCGAGCAAGAAATTCGCCAAAAAGTTGGCCAAATCTTACCCGCTTTAGCCCAAGAAGCGGGAACTTGGCACTCTTGTTTGGTGGCGTTTGTGCATCAGAATTTTGCCCTGATGGGGGCTGTACCTAACCAAGAGGGGTTATATGTTTTTTCTGGGTTTACTGCTCCCATTACCTTAGTTCCGGCGATCGCCCCTCGGTTTGCCAAGCAGTTAACCGGTACTCCCGATCCCCTATTATCTCCATTTACCCTAACAAGTCATGAGTAA
- a CDS encoding cobyrinate a,c-diamide synthase: MGLIIAGDRSGVGKTTITLALLASLREQGVSVQSFKVGPDYIDPMFHTYITGRPCRNLDPVLTSPVWVQSSYFYHRQRADCAVVEGVMGLFDGLPYNSYPNDPFFGSTAHVAKLLNLPVMLVLDCGRMSNSVAAIAHGFKTFDPSLNLAGIVLNRVGSSRHQQYLEAALEPLNLPILGVFPRQTQITIPDRHLGLIPTAELPDLNRILDRLAHLGKHHFNWQKLQQFLKVPLSKGDLGGSNAPDKNTAQSQASNPSTPTLFPIPYSLFPSAERDKPKVRLAIAQDPAFSFYYADNLDLLQNLGAELVPWSPLGDRTLPPNIDGLYFGGGFPEVFAEQLAENQPARTAIYQAILRGMPTYAECGGLMVLCQSITSFEGKTWEMIGILPADVTMEKKLTLGYRQATVVNDSPLVEAGTTLQGHEFHRSQLTPPFPRGEENTLPLFQLKGYDRHKLPVSEGWQIYNLHASYLHLHWGDRLDIPRRFVQKMLAIREGSRGR; encoded by the coding sequence ATGGGGTTGATTATTGCGGGCGATCGCTCCGGAGTGGGGAAAACGACGATTACTTTGGCGCTCTTGGCGAGTTTGCGAGAGCAAGGGGTATCGGTGCAATCCTTTAAGGTGGGGCCGGATTATATCGACCCTATGTTTCATACTTATATTACGGGTCGCCCCTGCCGCAATTTAGACCCGGTTTTAACGTCTCCTGTATGGGTGCAAAGCAGTTATTTTTATCATCGGCAAAGGGCTGATTGTGCGGTGGTGGAAGGGGTGATGGGGTTGTTTGATGGTTTGCCTTATAATAGCTACCCGAATGATCCCTTTTTCGGCTCTACGGCTCATGTGGCAAAACTGCTCAATTTGCCGGTGATGCTGGTGTTAGATTGTGGAAGGATGTCGAATTCGGTGGCGGCGATCGCCCATGGCTTCAAAACCTTTGACCCCAGTCTTAACTTAGCCGGAATTGTGCTAAATCGGGTGGGTAGTAGTCGCCATCAACAATACCTGGAAGCGGCGCTAGAACCCCTGAATCTGCCCATTTTAGGCGTATTTCCCCGTCAAACTCAAATTACCATCCCAGACCGCCATCTAGGGCTAATTCCCACGGCTGAATTACCCGATTTGAACCGGATTTTAGACCGATTAGCCCACTTAGGCAAACATCATTTTAATTGGCAAAAATTGCAGCAATTTCTCAAAGTCCCCCTTTCTAAGGGGGATTTAGGGGGATCGAACGCGCCTGATAAAAATACAGCACAAAGTCAAGCCTCAAATCCATCTACCCCAACCCTATTCCCTATTCCCTATTCCCTATTCCCTAGCGCGGAGCGCGATAAGCCTAAAGTCCGATTGGCGATCGCCCAAGATCCAGCTTTTAGCTTCTACTATGCCGATAACTTAGACCTCTTGCAAAACCTAGGCGCAGAACTCGTTCCCTGGAGTCCTCTGGGCGATCGTACCCTTCCCCCGAATATCGATGGACTCTACTTCGGGGGAGGATTTCCGGAGGTATTCGCCGAACAATTAGCAGAAAATCAACCCGCTCGCACTGCCATCTATCAAGCCATCTTAAGGGGAATGCCCACCTATGCCGAATGTGGGGGTTTAATGGTTCTGTGCCAAAGTATTACCTCCTTTGAAGGCAAAACCTGGGAGATGATAGGAATTCTTCCTGCTGATGTCACCATGGAGAAAAAGCTGACTCTCGGCTATCGACAAGCCACCGTCGTGAATGATAGTCCCTTGGTAGAAGCGGGTACAACCCTTCAAGGGCATGAGTTTCACCGCTCCCAACTGACTCCCCCTTTCCCCAGGGGAGAAGAAAACACGCTTCCCTTATTTCAATTAAAAGGATACGATCGCCATAAGCTCCCCGTAAGCGAAGGATGGCAAATTTATAATCTTCATGCATCCTATTTGCATTTACACTGGGGCGATCGACTGGATATTCCTCGGCGTTTTGTGCAAAAAATGTTGGCAATTAGGGAAGGGAGTAGGGGAAGATGA